The DNA region ATGTCGTGATTGTTGAGGAATCGTCGCCTGTAGCCATGGCCGTATATGCATACATATAAGttgctaaaaaatatttaaaacaatattttataaaaacaatatagtacaaataaattaatgtacagtttaggtaataaaattcataagtCAACACTAAACTTACATGAATAAATGAGTGCAGGGAAAATCTGTTCATTCCTTTCCTGAGCAGTTTCAACCAAAATCCTAAGGGGCCCTTTTGGGGTCAACACTGCTACTAAATCTGTAAAGCAATGATTGTATAAAGTGTGAAATTAACTAGACTAGGGAAGTTTTTACCCCAAATAGATATTACTCCAAGAACACCCCATGTTGTCCACTCTGGAAGGTATTTTATGAATACTAGAGCCATTAGAGCAGCAACAAATATTAGATAAGCTTGTTGTAACAAAAGTGGACCCTGCCAATGAATACATAACATCCCCATCACTCCAAAGTTCCACATTATGAACAATAAAGTTATGTAATCCATTGGTATGTTATAAGCCTTCAGTGTTTCCCTATAAGAATGTAATTTATAGCCGCTAATGAGTATAATGGGGGTTACTTACTCAAGATACAGATATGAAAAGATGGAAAGCAGCATGAGAGATGATACAATCAACCAACCATGGATTATTTTGTAGCAACGATATTTATAGAGTACTATAAGAAGCACAGTCATAGTTATTATCAcagctattaaaataaaagaatttgcaATGGCATTCCAAACTTTGGTGCTTGTTTCTGGACTCTCCTCATGAAATGGAGTATAtatgctaaaaataaataaaacaacttattGTGTCATGAAACTAGTTGTCCTAATACTTACAAGTAAACATCTTTCctcgaataaaaattaacagaacTGATTGTGGCAACCACTACGACCATGCAAAGGGATACTGGCGCAAACAACTTTATAACGTGTTTGGCCCCATACTTTAGTTCCTCCTCTTCAGTTTCTTGGTATGACGgttgttcattattttgtgAGTTTAACGAGGGCCTGTTCGAAGGATACGACTCCGATCTTTGTAGTCTTTTTCTCGGATTCTCCGGTCCATGTCTAGTCTCACCAGTGCTGACGTTTCCACTGCCATTGGCCGCGACATGCCCGTCCATTAGACCAGTTTTTTCAGAAACGTCGTCGTAATCGCTCTCGGACATACACTTTAGCcttttttggaatatttactAATGAATCATTCAGTTGACAGTTGTGCTGTCGACACCATTGTTATTTTCTATGCTTGGGCGCCTGAACTACTGGAATACACCCCCCTTTAGATGAACTACTGATTTTTCtggttaagttttaatta from Aethina tumida isolate Nest 87 chromosome 1, icAetTumi1.1, whole genome shotgun sequence includes:
- the LOC109609140 gene encoding presenilin homolog, with protein sequence MSESDYDDVSEKTGLMDGHVAANGSGNVSTGETRHGPENPRKRLQRSESYPSNRPSLNSQNNEQPSYQETEEEELKYGAKHVIKLFAPVSLCMVVVVATISSVNFYSRKDVYFIYTPFHEESPETSTKVWNAIANSFILIAVIITMTVLLIVLYKYRCYKIIHGWLIVSSLMLLSIFSYLYLEETLKAYNIPMDYITLLFIMWNFGVMGMLCIHWQGPLLLQQAYLIFVAALMALVFIKYLPEWTTWGVLGVISIWDLVAVLTPKGPLRILVETAQERNEQIFPALIYSSTYMYAYTAMATGDDSSTITTSRSSSDHGFTQDWIENHANRVAQRQLEVHDVPSGQPRTQIHQQDEEERGVKLGLGDFIFYSVLVGKASSYGDWNTTLACFVAILIGLCLTLLLLAIFKKALPALPISITFGLIFYFATKEIVSPFADSLASEQVFI